A window of Psychroflexus sp. ALD_RP9 contains these coding sequences:
- a CDS encoding 16S rRNA (uracil(1498)-N(3))-methyltransferase produces the protein MQLFYQPNFEQNATNIVFDAHESKHMFKVLRKQVGDLIKVTNGRGLLAEGEISIITQKQCIVNVLDIKFETKKNYHIHIAISPTKSNDRFEWFLEKATEIGIDEITPIITEHSERKKLKLDRGERVIQSAMKQSLKLYKPKLNHLTKLNDLLINATEDEKYIAHCEESKHKKQLITSCNKQKSYLVLIGPEGDFSSQEIKNAINNNFDEVNLSQQRLRTETAAIVSTHSLNILQLL, from the coding sequence ATGCAACTATTTTACCAGCCAAATTTTGAACAAAACGCCACTAACATTGTATTTGATGCACATGAAAGTAAACACATGTTCAAAGTGTTAAGAAAACAGGTTGGCGATTTAATAAAAGTTACAAATGGTCGCGGACTACTTGCTGAGGGAGAAATTTCAATTATCACTCAAAAACAATGTATTGTAAATGTTCTTGACATTAAATTTGAAACAAAAAAAAACTACCATATCCACATAGCGATTTCACCGACCAAATCTAATGACCGGTTCGAATGGTTTTTAGAGAAAGCAACTGAAATTGGCATTGATGAAATTACACCAATCATCACAGAACACTCTGAACGTAAAAAACTTAAACTTGATCGTGGTGAACGTGTTATTCAATCAGCCATGAAACAATCTTTAAAGCTTTATAAGCCTAAACTTAATCATCTCACTAAACTTAATGATTTATTAATTAATGCCACTGAAGACGAAAAATACATTGCACATTGTGAAGAAAGTAAACATAAAAAACAACTGATTACAAGTTGTAATAAACAAAAATCTTATCTTGTGCTTATCGGCCCTGAAGGTGATTTTAGTTCGCAGGAAATTAAAAATGCAATAAACAATAATTTTGATGAAGTTAACCTATCGCAACAACGTTTAAGAACCGAAACTGCTGCTATAGTTTCTACACACAGTCTAAATATACTTCAACTATTATGA
- a CDS encoding translocation/assembly module TamB domain-containing protein, with amino-acid sequence MRNTLNQFVKYLKRLVVALLLLFIIIVLLFSIPGVQTYVAKEITTSLNESYKTDINLERFQISYSGNIRLRGVFIKDHKKDTLVYAERLSSSLLDLLNFDSSNLDFSTTEAENLTFKLQHYKGEVDNNLDLFLNKLSDTTATDTTTSITRFSKILLSNSRVYISNENLSTPEVLELNDLNLNVSDLQIINSDVRLELNRFSAVMGRGIVIDNMQMRFAYSPTQMLINQLNLETAANSNLNADIKMTYTREDFRDFENRVQIEAEFDKSHVSTSDLKRFYNEFAYGQELQLFGNFDGSLNNFNLTNFNIKGLTSTSYKGEAHLVNSFQSEKGFTIELQHESFQSNREDLMSLLPNLLKSNLPPILNKFGDINLTGNSFVDSKTVQFNGVADTRLGKVKTKLKLNNPSDSINAKYSAKLSSYSFNLGKLLASTKVKTANFSAKINGSGFTQASINTDVDLNINSLNIKNYDYNSIKVEANFKSPQFTAAITSQDEALNFKFLGSLNTTEQLKAFKVDLDIAKADLHAMNLIRRTKIADFSGKILADFKGTSIDDAIGSLVLQNFKFEDDFQNYAFDTLSLTSTLDGKFKRININSPDIIDGELSGEFKITSLPELFSDAFKNLYFRRDDYGENQYQYVDFDFDIYNKVVEVFFPQISLSANTYLKGSLVANQNEFKLNFKSPLVEAYGNRFEKINIQVDNKNPLYNSYVEVDSISTNVYDISKFSMINVNLNDSIFVRSEFKGGKANQDEYNLSLYQTLNDKNQSIFGFRRSSLKFKNNTWFINKNNNANNRILVERDFQNFTVDSIAIRYKDQLIKLTGKTRDSTYKNLDLQFSNVDIDKITPNLDSLKLGGELNGQLKILQDNQLYKPNLDLKIDSLLVNQFNYGDLKLEANGSEDLNQFSIIANLLKEETYLFDITGNINNQDGAQYADLDISFKDFNIKALSALGGDVINNFRGALYGDLSLTGKLSEPNIDGEVQLYEAGLNIPYLNVDFDFDDDALLTFDQKDIIFENIGLTDTKYSTKGILSGAITHNSLSDWEMGLDISSDNLLVLDTDFERGALYYGTAFINGNAEILGPVDELTINVNAQTQPKTVFKIPLDDTESFADNSFIYFLTPEEKAKQIGGKNIQIEEVKGLQLNFELDITRDAEVEIVVDQSTGSKLNGRGAGTLLIEINTNGKFNMWGDFVAYEGYYDFRYAGNLVQKRFDLVPGSNLTWNGNPVQANMDVQAKYTTSANPAAILENPSINREIPVEVLINLNGQLIQPEIAFELNYPNLSSVVKSELEYRIQGTENLEYQALSLITQGTFYSQQMLGQNALTGNLIESASGIFDKIISNDDNKFKLGLDYVQTQRTPTQNQTGDRFGFTLQTQLSKRIFVNSRFGVPVGNTTESVIFGDVEVSFLLNESGSLRATAFNRESNIQFIGEELGYTQGVGLSYTVDFNSFKELVQRIFSQDIKANREEEDENTEKSSIKIPSYIKFPKTTTSRTIKE; translated from the coding sequence TTGCGCAACACTCTAAATCAATTTGTTAAATACCTAAAACGCTTAGTTGTAGCCTTGCTTTTGTTGTTTATAATTATTGTTTTGCTGTTTTCTATACCAGGTGTACAAACCTATGTCGCTAAAGAAATTACAACTTCTTTAAATGAGTCTTACAAGACAGATATTAACCTTGAACGTTTCCAAATTTCTTATAGTGGTAATATCAGGTTAAGAGGTGTTTTTATTAAAGACCACAAGAAAGATACCTTAGTTTATGCGGAACGCTTATCAAGTTCTCTTTTAGATTTATTGAATTTTGATAGTTCAAATTTAGATTTTTCAACAACTGAAGCCGAAAACTTAACCTTTAAACTCCAACACTATAAAGGTGAAGTAGATAATAACTTAGATTTATTTTTAAATAAATTATCAGACACTACAGCAACTGATACGACAACTTCAATCACACGATTTAGTAAAATTTTGCTGTCAAACTCTCGTGTGTATATTTCGAATGAAAATCTTTCTACGCCTGAAGTTTTAGAGCTTAATGATCTTAATTTAAATGTTTCAGATTTGCAGATCATCAACTCAGATGTGCGTTTAGAATTAAATCGATTTTCAGCAGTTATGGGACGAGGTATTGTTATAGACAACATGCAAATGCGTTTTGCTTATTCTCCAACGCAAATGCTTATTAATCAGCTGAATTTGGAAACAGCAGCAAATTCAAATTTGAATGCTGATATTAAAATGACCTACACTAGAGAAGATTTTAGAGATTTTGAAAATCGAGTTCAAATTGAAGCTGAATTTGACAAGAGTCATGTTTCTACCTCAGATTTAAAACGATTTTATAATGAGTTTGCTTACGGACAAGAACTTCAACTTTTCGGAAATTTTGATGGAAGTCTTAACAACTTTAACCTAACTAATTTTAATATAAAAGGTCTAACTTCTACTTCATACAAAGGTGAAGCACATTTAGTTAATAGTTTTCAATCTGAAAAAGGCTTCACTATTGAACTACAACATGAATCATTTCAATCTAATCGTGAAGACTTAATGTCGCTTTTACCTAATTTATTAAAATCAAATTTACCACCAATTTTAAATAAATTTGGAGACATCAATTTAACCGGTAATTCATTTGTAGATTCTAAAACCGTACAATTTAATGGCGTTGCTGATACGCGCTTAGGTAAAGTTAAGACTAAATTAAAACTTAATAATCCAAGTGATTCGATCAATGCTAAATATTCAGCAAAATTATCGTCTTACAGTTTCAACCTCGGGAAGCTTTTAGCTTCAACAAAGGTGAAAACAGCAAACTTTTCAGCTAAAATTAACGGTAGTGGTTTTACACAAGCTTCGATAAATACAGATGTAGATTTAAATATCAATTCGCTTAACATTAAAAATTACGATTACAATTCTATAAAAGTTGAAGCAAATTTTAAATCGCCTCAGTTTACAGCTGCTATAACAAGTCAAGATGAAGCACTTAATTTTAAATTTCTTGGGAGTTTAAATACAACAGAGCAGTTAAAAGCATTTAAAGTTGATTTAGATATTGCTAAAGCAGATTTACATGCAATGAACTTAATTAGGCGTACAAAAATAGCAGATTTTAGTGGTAAAATATTAGCTGATTTTAAAGGAACTTCTATAGATGATGCAATTGGAAGCTTGGTGTTACAAAATTTTAAATTCGAAGATGATTTTCAAAACTACGCGTTTGATACATTAAGCTTAACTTCAACTTTAGATGGTAAATTTAAACGTATTAATATTAATTCACCTGATATTATTGATGGAGAATTAAGCGGTGAATTTAAAATTACATCTTTACCTGAGTTGTTTAGTGACGCCTTTAAAAATCTATATTTTAGAAGAGATGATTATGGTGAAAATCAGTACCAATATGTAGATTTTGACTTTGATATTTATAATAAGGTTGTAGAAGTTTTTTTTCCTCAAATTAGTCTTTCTGCTAACACTTATTTAAAAGGAAGTTTGGTGGCTAATCAAAATGAATTTAAACTAAATTTTAAGTCGCCTTTAGTTGAAGCTTATGGTAATCGGTTTGAGAAAATCAATATTCAAGTTGATAATAAAAATCCATTGTACAACAGCTATGTTGAAGTTGACAGTATTTCAACCAATGTTTATGATATCTCAAAATTTAGTATGATAAACGTTAACTTGAACGATTCAATTTTTGTGCGTTCTGAATTTAAGGGCGGAAAAGCAAATCAAGATGAGTATAATTTAAGCTTATACCAAACCTTAAATGATAAAAACCAATCTATTTTTGGGTTTAGACGCTCTAGCCTTAAGTTTAAAAATAACACTTGGTTTATCAATAAAAATAACAATGCTAACAATCGTATTTTAGTAGAACGCGATTTTCAAAATTTTACAGTAGACTCTATAGCCATACGTTATAAAGACCAGCTCATTAAACTTACAGGTAAAACACGAGACTCCACTTATAAAAATTTAGATCTTCAATTTTCAAATGTTGATATTGATAAAATTACACCAAATTTAGATAGTTTGAAGCTTGGTGGAGAGCTAAATGGTCAACTAAAAATCTTACAAGACAATCAACTTTATAAACCTAATTTAGATTTAAAGATTGATAGTTTGTTAGTAAATCAGTTTAATTACGGAGATTTAAAGCTTGAAGCCAACGGTAGTGAAGATTTAAATCAATTCTCTATCATAGCTAATCTTTTAAAAGAAGAAACCTATTTATTTGATATTACAGGTAACATTAATAATCAAGATGGCGCCCAATATGCAGACTTAGACATCTCTTTTAAAGATTTTAATATAAAAGCTTTAAGTGCATTAGGCGGAGACGTGATAAATAATTTTAGAGGTGCTTTATACGGTGATTTAAGTTTAACAGGAAAACTAAGCGAACCCAATATCGACGGAGAAGTACAATTGTATGAAGCAGGTTTAAATATTCCTTATTTAAATGTAGATTTTGATTTTGATGATGATGCGCTTTTAACCTTCGACCAAAAAGATATAATTTTTGAAAATATCGGTTTAACCGATACAAAATATTCAACCAAAGGAATTTTATCAGGCGCTATAACTCATAATAGTTTGTCTGATTGGGAAATGGGATTAGATATAAGTTCAGATAATCTTTTGGTATTAGATACAGATTTTGAACGAGGTGCTCTATATTATGGTACAGCCTTTATCAATGGTAATGCTGAAATTCTTGGTCCAGTTGATGAACTTACAATAAACGTAAATGCCCAAACACAACCCAAAACTGTATTTAAAATTCCTTTAGATGACACAGAATCTTTTGCAGATAATTCTTTCATTTATTTCTTAACACCTGAAGAGAAAGCTAAGCAGATTGGTGGCAAAAACATCCAAATTGAAGAAGTTAAAGGTTTGCAACTTAATTTTGAACTCGATATAACGCGTGATGCTGAGGTTGAAATTGTTGTCGACCAATCTACAGGAAGTAAACTTAATGGTCGAGGTGCAGGAACATTGCTTATTGAAATTAATACCAATGGCAAATTTAATATGTGGGGAGATTTTGTAGCTTATGAAGGTTACTACGATTTTAGGTATGCTGGTAATTTAGTTCAAAAACGATTCGATTTGGTACCAGGTTCAAATTTAACCTGGAATGGTAATCCTGTTCAAGCCAATATGGATGTTCAGGCCAAATATACAACTTCAGCTAATCCAGCAGCAATACTTGAAAACCCAAGTATTAATCGAGAAATTCCAGTAGAAGTTTTAATTAATTTAAACGGTCAACTGATTCAACCTGAAATTGCATTCGAATTAAATTATCCAAACTTGAGTTCTGTTGTAAAATCTGAGTTAGAATATCGTATTCAGGGTACTGAAAATCTAGAATATCAAGCATTAAGTTTAATTACACAAGGTACGTTTTATAGTCAGCAAATGTTAGGTCAGAATGCTTTAACAGGAAACTTAATTGAAAGTGCCTCAGGTATTTTTGATAAAATAATTTCTAATGATGATAATAAATTTAAACTTGGTTTAGATTATGTACAAACTCAACGTACACCAACGCAAAACCAAACAGGTGATCGCTTTGGATTTACACTTCAAACACAGTTAAGTAAACGAATTTTTGTTAATAGTAGATTTGGTGTTCCTGTCGGTAACACGACAGAATCGGTTATTTTTGGAGATGTTGAAGTAAGTTTTCTTTTAAATGAAAGTGGTAGCTTACGTGCAACTGCTTTTAACCGTGAAAGTAATATTCAGTTTATTGGTGAAGAGTTAGGTTATACACAAGGTGTAGGTTTATCATACACTGTAGACTTCAATAGTTTTAAAGAATTAGTACAAAGGATTTTTAGCCAAGACATAAAAGCAAATAGGGAAGAAGAGGACGAAAACACAGAAAAAAGTTCAATTAAAATTCCTTCTTACATTAAATTTCCAAAAACAACAACAAGCCGTACGATTAAAGAATAA
- the tsaD gene encoding tRNA (adenosine(37)-N6)-threonylcarbamoyltransferase complex transferase subunit TsaD — protein MPKDRIFILAVESSCDDTSAAVFENENKLSNVTATQKVHEAYGGVVPELASRAHQQHIVPVIHEALRQANVKMSQLDAVAFTKGPGLMGSLLVGNAFMKSLALSLDIPLIGVNHMQGHILAHFIKDEVQQKAPSFPFLGITISGGHTQIVKVNSHFDMQIIGETLDDAIGEAFDKCGKMFGLNYPAGPEIDQLAKSGNPLKYQFAKPQVKGLDFSFSGLKTSVLYFLQKKLKEDSDFIKHNLQDLCASFQHTAVQILLDKIKKASQLTGIKTIAIGGGVSANSGIREALQSQSKQHNWEVFTPSFEYCTDNAAMIAIVAYFKYRENQFSDLSITAKARLKLTDN, from the coding sequence ATGCCGAAAGATCGTATTTTCATTTTAGCAGTCGAATCATCTTGTGATGATACTTCAGCAGCGGTCTTCGAGAATGAAAATAAATTGAGTAATGTTACAGCCACGCAAAAAGTTCACGAAGCTTATGGTGGTGTTGTTCCCGAGTTAGCTTCACGTGCCCACCAGCAACATATTGTTCCTGTAATTCATGAAGCTTTACGACAAGCTAATGTTAAGATGAGTCAACTTGATGCAGTAGCATTTACAAAAGGCCCAGGATTAATGGGATCTTTACTTGTTGGTAATGCCTTTATGAAATCTTTAGCCTTAAGTCTAGATATCCCATTAATAGGTGTTAATCACATGCAAGGCCATATTTTAGCACATTTTATCAAAGATGAAGTTCAACAAAAAGCACCAAGTTTTCCATTTTTAGGAATTACCATTAGTGGTGGTCACACCCAAATAGTAAAAGTGAATAGCCATTTTGATATGCAAATTATAGGCGAAACGCTTGACGACGCCATAGGTGAAGCCTTCGACAAGTGTGGAAAAATGTTTGGACTTAACTATCCAGCTGGTCCAGAAATTGACCAATTAGCTAAATCTGGAAACCCGTTGAAATATCAATTCGCTAAGCCTCAAGTTAAAGGACTTGATTTTAGCTTTAGCGGCTTAAAAACTTCAGTTTTATACTTTTTACAAAAAAAACTGAAAGAAGACTCTGATTTTATAAAGCATAATTTACAAGATTTATGCGCCTCTTTTCAGCATACTGCTGTTCAAATTTTACTAGATAAAATAAAAAAAGCGAGCCAACTTACAGGTATAAAAACCATTGCTATTGGTGGTGGTGTTTCAGCTAATTCAGGTATTCGCGAAGCATTACAATCTCAATCTAAACAACATAACTGGGAAGTCTTTACACCAAGTTTTGAATACTGTACAGATAATGCTGCTATGATAGCTATCGTAGCATATTTTAAATATAGGGAAAATCAATTTTCTGACTTATCAATCACTGCAAAAGCCCGTTTAAAACTAACCGACAACTAA
- a CDS encoding peptidylprolyl isomerase, giving the protein MKKTYYIFLFFSFIFCQFLSAQPELFRNNFNEYKDFSLSKQQVKELQKEGELIIFNRDKHTTRFAKKLFSKKVGRSVKEKTRTGKEEYEVIARKKILHYRINYIFFDGDENSYQSIEKSRQRMLNLLEKDYNFESIARQYSMDQNRYKGGDSGWFKIESVNEDFKNAITNTMRYADEVFRVDLPEQNWYYLVKKSYSPQKIEEILVIKHKK; this is encoded by the coding sequence ATGAAAAAAACTTACTACATCTTTTTGTTTTTCAGCTTCATTTTTTGCCAATTTTTAAGTGCACAGCCTGAATTATTTAGAAATAACTTTAATGAATACAAAGATTTTAGTTTATCAAAACAACAAGTTAAAGAGCTACAAAAAGAAGGCGAATTAATCATTTTTAATCGTGATAAGCACACCACGCGTTTCGCCAAAAAATTATTTAGTAAAAAAGTTGGTAGGTCTGTTAAAGAGAAAACTAGAACTGGTAAAGAAGAATATGAAGTTATAGCTAGAAAAAAAATTCTTCACTATCGTATTAATTATATTTTCTTTGATGGTGACGAAAATTCTTACCAATCAATTGAAAAATCACGCCAGCGCATGCTAAATCTACTTGAGAAAGATTATAACTTCGAAAGCATTGCCAGACAATACTCTATGGATCAAAACCGGTATAAAGGTGGTGACTCTGGCTGGTTTAAAATTGAAAGTGTAAACGAAGATTTTAAAAATGCTATTACTAACACAATGCGATACGCCGATGAAGTTTTTCGAGTAGATTTACCTGAACAAAATTGGTACTATTTAGTTAAGAAAAGTTATTCACCACAAAAAATTGAAGAGATTTTAGTGATTAAACACAAGAAGTAG
- a CDS encoding TrmH family RNA methyltransferase: protein MNQQLEHHQVGHKPTKAKLTLVIPDLSSPANLGSIFRIADAFGVQSVFLTEDVQQLMQSNRFKRTSRSTEKYISTKLFNSIENLREQLQDDGNQLIALELTKKSENISTYHFKNQNIALIIGHEKMGLSEDLLKQIETHLHINMYGNNSSLNVAQSLGIALYEISKQSNV from the coding sequence ATGAACCAACAACTTGAACATCATCAGGTTGGCCATAAACCAACTAAAGCAAAATTAACTTTAGTTATTCCAGATTTATCAAGTCCAGCCAATTTAGGGTCAATATTTAGAATTGCTGATGCTTTTGGTGTTCAATCGGTATTTTTAACCGAAGATGTTCAACAACTCATGCAAAGCAATCGGTTTAAACGTACATCAAGAAGCACTGAAAAATATATATCCACAAAATTATTTAATTCTATTGAAAATTTACGAGAACAACTTCAAGACGATGGAAACCAACTAATAGCTTTAGAGCTTACTAAAAAAAGTGAAAATATTTCTACATATCACTTTAAAAATCAAAATATAGCTTTAATTATTGGTCATGAAAAAATGGGTCTTTCTGAAGATTTATTAAAGCAAATTGAAACCCATTTGCACATAAATATGTACGGCAACAATAGCAGCTTAAATGTTGCCCAAAGCTTAGGAATTGCTCTTTATGAAATCTCAAAACAAAGTAATGTCTAA
- the murA gene encoding UDP-N-acetylglucosamine 1-carboxyvinyltransferase: MATFQIEGGHQLKGEITPQGAKNEALQILCAVLLTDEEVHISNVPDIRDVNKLIEILGNLGVKIQKLGKGKFSFKSDELNLEYLESQQFKDEGSSLRGSIMIVGPLLGRFGKGYIPRPGGDKIGRRRLDTHFGGFIKLGADFRYNKEERFYGVEAPKGLKGADMLLEEASVTGTANIIMAAVLAKGKTTIYNAACEPYIQQLCKMMVAMGANIKGIGSNLLHIEGVEKLSGCEHSVLPDMIEIGSWIGLAAMTKSELTIKNVSWDDLGIIPETFRKLGITVEKNKDDIYIPAHTNGYEVASFIDGSIMNISDAPWPGFTPDLLSIMLVVATQARGSVLIHQKMFESRLFFVDKLIDMGAKIILCDPHRATVIGHDFQSQLKATTMTSPDIRAGISLLIAALSAKGTSTIHNIEQIDRGYENIDKRLRAIGAKITRFD, translated from the coding sequence ATGGCGACTTTTCAAATTGAAGGTGGTCACCAACTTAAAGGCGAAATCACGCCTCAAGGTGCCAAAAATGAAGCTCTACAAATTTTATGTGCTGTTTTATTAACCGATGAAGAAGTTCACATTAGTAATGTGCCTGATATTCGTGATGTCAATAAGCTTATAGAAATATTAGGTAATTTAGGTGTAAAAATTCAAAAGCTTGGTAAAGGAAAATTTTCTTTTAAAAGTGACGAACTTAATTTAGAATATTTAGAAAGTCAGCAGTTTAAAGATGAAGGCAGTAGTTTACGAGGCTCTATTATGATTGTTGGTCCGCTCTTAGGAAGGTTTGGTAAAGGTTACATTCCTCGACCTGGTGGCGATAAAATAGGTAGAAGACGTTTAGATACGCATTTTGGTGGATTTATAAAATTGGGTGCTGATTTTAGATACAATAAAGAAGAACGATTTTACGGAGTAGAAGCGCCTAAAGGCTTAAAAGGAGCTGATATGTTACTTGAAGAAGCTTCAGTTACAGGAACTGCCAATATTATAATGGCTGCTGTTTTAGCTAAGGGTAAAACAACTATTTACAACGCAGCTTGCGAACCTTACATTCAGCAGTTATGTAAAATGATGGTAGCCATGGGCGCAAATATTAAAGGTATAGGCTCAAACTTATTACACATAGAAGGCGTCGAAAAACTTTCAGGTTGCGAGCATTCAGTTTTACCAGATATGATAGAAATTGGCTCATGGATTGGCCTTGCTGCAATGACTAAAAGTGAACTTACCATTAAAAATGTAAGCTGGGATGATCTTGGTATTATTCCTGAAACATTTAGAAAACTTGGCATTACAGTTGAAAAAAATAAAGACGACATTTATATTCCAGCACATACTAATGGTTATGAGGTTGCAAGTTTTATAGATGGTTCTATCATGAATATTAGCGATGCGCCATGGCCTGGTTTTACGCCTGACCTTCTTAGTATTATGCTAGTTGTTGCAACGCAAGCACGAGGTAGCGTTTTAATACATCAAAAAATGTTTGAAAGTCGCTTGTTTTTTGTCGATAAGTTAATAGATATGGGTGCAAAAATTATTTTGTGTGATCCTCACCGCGCAACTGTCATCGGCCACGATTTTCAGTCGCAACTAAAAGCAACTACCATGACAAGTCCAGATATTCGTGCTGGTATTTCGCTTTTAATTGCAGCACTTTCAGCAAAAGGAACCTCTACAATACACAACATAGAACAAATAGATCGCGGTTACGAAAATATCGACAAGCGTTTACGCGCTATTGGTGCAAAAATTACAAGATTCGATTAA
- a CDS encoding THUMP-like domain-containing protein: MSKFEDYLAKPIQDFIAEHYHSSIEALVLKKQIFDKISNQALAQQIKAKQKARLKLPNLFKRRDIVYPQDLNLQQTSSELTAQYKTKFINKIYKIADLTGGFGIDSMAFAKKADKVYHIEQNTDLSELATFNFKQLKISNISTINTTDVAFLKNIKFKLDLLYIDPSRRDKKLHKVFMLEDCSPNVLENMELYAEKSRQVLLKLSPLFDLKKIISDLKHVKQIDVLSIKNEVKELLVLVDFKFNGEPKIICVDLLNETKAAIFEFNFKKELNIETRLSQPEIGQILIEPMGSILKAGGFKSLADDYHLKKLHVNTHLYTSNKALNEAIGRQFNIIRIEAYKPKSLKKLYKNKKANVSSRNFPLSVDEIKKKIGIYDGGETYLFFTTNYKNQRIVIEANKL, translated from the coding sequence ATGTCTAAGTTTGAAGATTATTTAGCAAAACCTATTCAAGATTTTATAGCTGAGCACTATCACTCTTCTATTGAAGCCTTAGTCTTAAAAAAACAAATTTTCGACAAGATTTCTAACCAAGCCTTAGCACAACAGATTAAAGCTAAACAAAAAGCTAGGTTGAAGTTACCGAACTTATTTAAACGTCGGGATATCGTTTATCCACAAGATTTAAATTTACAGCAAACATCATCTGAGCTAACTGCACAATACAAAACCAAATTTATAAACAAAATTTATAAGATTGCTGATTTAACTGGTGGTTTTGGAATAGATAGTATGGCTTTTGCTAAAAAAGCCGATAAGGTTTATCATATTGAGCAGAATACAGACTTGTCTGAGCTTGCGACATTTAATTTTAAACAATTAAAAATCAGTAACATATCAACAATAAATACAACTGATGTCGCATTTTTGAAAAATATAAAATTTAAGCTAGATTTACTTTATATCGATCCGTCAAGGCGTGACAAGAAACTCCATAAAGTATTTATGCTGGAAGATTGCTCACCAAACGTTCTTGAAAACATGGAACTTTATGCTGAAAAATCAAGACAAGTATTGCTTAAATTATCACCATTATTCGACTTAAAAAAAATAATTTCAGATTTAAAGCACGTTAAACAAATTGATGTTTTAAGTATAAAAAATGAAGTAAAAGAACTTCTGGTACTCGTCGATTTTAAATTTAATGGTGAACCTAAAATTATATGTGTCGATTTACTAAATGAAACTAAAGCGGCAATATTTGAATTTAACTTTAAAAAAGAATTAAACATAGAAACTAGATTATCTCAACCTGAGATTGGCCAAATTTTAATAGAGCCGATGGGAAGTATTCTTAAAGCTGGTGGTTTTAAAAGTTTAGCAGATGATTACCACTTAAAAAAGTTACATGTAAACACCCATCTGTATACTTCAAACAAAGCCTTAAATGAAGCAATTGGGAGACAGTTCAACATTATTAGAATCGAGGCTTATAAACCCAAATCACTCAAAAAGTTGTATAAAAATAAAAAAGCTAATGTTAGTAGCCGTAACTTTCCATTAAGTGTTGATGAAATCAAGAAAAAAATAGGTATTTATGATGGTGGTGAAACCTATTTATTTTTCACCACCAATTATAAAAATCAACGTATAGTTATCGAAGCAAATAAATTATAA
- a CDS encoding DUF4159 domain-containing protein has translation MKFNLNLFLILFASFAFSQNIAVLKYNGGGDWYSNPTALPNLVKFSNAQINTKISPQIAEVKASSPELFSFPYVYMTGHGNVFFSPEDIKNLRLYLKSGGFLHIDDNYGLDQYIRPELKKLFPDKTLELLPANHPIFNRVFNFPNGLPKIHEHDGKPPQAYGIFEDSRLILLYTHESDLGNGWEDQAIHNDPEEVRLKALKMGTNILHYIFVK, from the coding sequence ATGAAATTTAATCTAAATTTATTTTTAATATTATTTGCTTCTTTTGCTTTTTCACAAAATATAGCGGTATTAAAATATAATGGCGGTGGTGATTGGTATAGCAATCCAACAGCACTACCAAATTTAGTTAAATTCAGTAATGCACAGATTAACACAAAAATAAGTCCTCAAATTGCTGAAGTTAAAGCAAGTAGCCCAGAACTGTTCAGTTTTCCATATGTTTACATGACAGGTCATGGCAACGTTTTTTTTAGTCCTGAAGACATCAAAAACTTAAGATTATACTTAAAATCTGGCGGTTTTTTACATATTGATGATAACTATGGCTTAGACCAATACATTAGACCTGAACTTAAAAAACTATTTCCTGATAAAACATTAGAGCTTTTACCAGCAAATCATCCTATTTTTAATCGGGTGTTTAATTTTCCAAACGGTTTACCAAAAATTCATGAACATGATGGTAAACCACCTCAAGCTTACGGTATTTTTGAAGATAGCCGTTTAATCTTGTTATATACTCACGAAAGTGATTTAGGTAATGGTTGGGAAGACCAAGCTATCCATAACGACCCAGAAGAAGTTCGATTAAAAGCTTTAAAAATGGGCACCAACATCTTACATTATATTTTTGTAAAATGA